A window from Gossypium raimondii isolate GPD5lz chromosome 7, ASM2569854v1, whole genome shotgun sequence encodes these proteins:
- the LOC105801007 gene encoding uncharacterized protein LOC105801007 — protein sequence MNHYNLQQNPIAVSAYEEMGGFISSISEHHRAGPVVCPKPRRIGVLTNNPIKPFRLHMSHQADVSESKASAELLDIILNKGDLWAEQSAAQVASSPPFFCGSPPSRATNPVVQDARFGDERVAALSASQSPSPSPSAHKGGFVRMSFGLKPAAIRVEGFDCLNRDSQNSRIPAMA from the exons ATGAATCACTACAATCTTCAGCAGAATCCCATTGCCGTTTCCGCTTATGAGGAGATGGGAGGGTTTATCTCTTCAATATCGGAGCATCATAGGGCCGGCCCCGTTGTTTGCCCTAAGCCTCGGCGAATTGGGGTTCTCACCAATAACCCTATCAAGCCTTTTAGATTGCATATGAg TCACCAAGCCGATGTAAGTGAATCGAAAGCCAGTGCAGAACTTCTAGATATCATCCTCAACAAG GGTGATTTATGGGCAGAGCAATCTGCAGCACAGGTAGCATCTTCACCCCCATTTTTTTGTGGTTCGCCCCCAAGTAGGGCCACGAACCCAGTTGTGCAAGATGCTCGATTTGGTGACGAAAGAGTTGCAGCCCTTTCAGCATCGCAAAGTCCATCTCCGTCGCCATCGGCACATAAAGGGGGATTTGTTAGGATGTCGTTTGGGCTAAAACCAGCGGCAATTAGAGTAGAAGGATTTGATTGCCTTAACAGGGATAGCCAAAATTCCAGAATCCCTGCTATGGCTTAA
- the LOC105800954 gene encoding ribulose bisphosphate carboxylase small subunit, chloroplastic isoform X1: MASSMISSATIATVNRSSPAQANMVAPFTGLKSASAFPVTRKANNDITSLASNGGRVQCMQVWPPLGKKKFETLSYLPDLTPVQLAKEVDYLLRSKWIPCLEFELEEGFVHRKYSNLPTYYDGRYWTMWKLPMFGCTDSAQVLKELEECKKEYPNAFIRIIGFDNVRQVQCISFIAYKPEGY; this comes from the exons ATGGCCTCCTCCATGATCTCATCGGCAACCATTGCCACCGTGAACCGCTCCTCCCCGGCACAGGCCAACATGGTGGCCCCCTTCACGGGCCTCAAATCTGCCTCTGCTTTCCCAGTCACCAGGAAGGCCAACAACGACATCACTTCTCTTGCAAGCAACGGTGGGAGAGTGCAATGCATGCAG GTGTGGCCGCCTCTTGGGAAGAAGAAGTTCGAGACTCTCTCATACCTGCCCGATCTTACTCCCGTACAGTTGGCTAAGGAAGTAGATTACCTTCTTCGCTCTAAATGGATTCCTTGCTTGGAATTCGAATTAGAG GAGGGATTCGTGCATCGTAAGTACTCGAACTTACCCACGTACTACGATGGACGCTACTGGACCATGTGGAAGCTGCCCATGTTCGGGTGCACCGACTCGGCTCAGGTGTTGAAGGAGCTTGAGGAATGCAAGAAGGAATACCCCAATGCATTCATTAGAATCATTGGGTTCGACAACGTTCGTCAAGTGCAGTGCATTAGTTTCATTGCCTACAAGCCTGAAGGCTACTAA
- the LOC105800954 gene encoding ribulose bisphosphate carboxylase small subunit, chloroplastic isoform X2, protein MASSMISSATIATVNRSSPAQANMVAPFTGLKSASAFPVTRKANNDITSLASNGGRVQCMQVWPPLGKKKFETLSYLPDLTPVQLAKEVDYLLRSKWIPCLEFELEVDSCIVSTRTYPRTTMDATGPCGSCPCSGAPTRLRC, encoded by the exons ATGGCCTCCTCCATGATCTCATCGGCAACCATTGCCACCGTGAACCGCTCCTCCCCGGCACAGGCCAACATGGTGGCCCCCTTCACGGGCCTCAAATCTGCCTCTGCTTTCCCAGTCACCAGGAAGGCCAACAACGACATCACTTCTCTTGCAAGCAACGGTGGGAGAGTGCAATGCATGCAG GTGTGGCCGCCTCTTGGGAAGAAGAAGTTCGAGACTCTCTCATACCTGCCCGATCTTACTCCCGTACAGTTGGCTAAGGAAGTAGATTACCTTCTTCGCTCTAAATGGATTCCTTGCTTGGAATTCGAATTAGAGGT GGATTCGTGCATCGTAAGTACTCGAACTTACCCACGTACTACGATGGACGCTACTGGACCATGTGGAAGCTGCCCATGTTCGGGTGCACCGACTCGGCTCAGGTGTTGA
- the LOC105800962 gene encoding small acidic protein 1-like: MEADDVDTPEIFDEGVITSDNKLADADFFNNFKDDFDDSDVD, translated from the coding sequence ATGGAAGCCGATGATGTTGACACACCGGAGATCTTCGACGAAGGAGTCATCACTTCCGACAACAAGCTCGCCGATGCCGATTTCTTCAACAACTTCAAAGACGATTTTGATGACTCTGATGTCgactaa